Below is a window of Leuconostoc gasicomitatum LMG 18811 DNA.
GTTAATTTTGCAACAGCTGATGGTAACCCAGCTGTTGAGAGCATTAAGAAAAACTGATATAAATTATATCCTTTCCCCATTAACGTGTTTGCTTGCAGGGACAGTGTCCCTAACATTAGTGTCCATGGAATAACATAAAGCGCACCCAGCACTCTGGAAGTAATGTTACCAAATGCAAGCCATGCTGTGCCATTAGTTAGCTGATTTTTTGGTTGATTCACTTGTTTCATAAAATCCTGTACACTCTATTCCCCATAGTTATCATTCCCCCAACTCTTCAAAGTATTAACAACGTATAACATTTAACATTAGTCATATTTTAACACGAAAAAGATTTAAAACTATAAAATTATTTTTAACTCATCATTTGTCAAAAAAAAAAACGCCGAAGCGTTTTAAATTTATAGATTATTCTAATTAATACCAACCAGTAGCTTGTGAATGTGCCCAAGCGTTTTCAGCAGTACCATAACGTGAGCTGATATAAGACTTCATTGCATTCAACTGATCGTTATAATCAGTTGAGTTACCACCATACATTGCACGAGCTTGGGGTGATAATTGACCAATACCATAATATTGACCATTTGTGGCGTTAACATTGCCACTTGATTCACGGGCAATCAAAGCATCTAATGCAGAAGATGATGAAACATTTGATGTAGGAGCTGCTGCTTGTGCTACAGGCTGTTGTACTTGTGTTGTCACTGTTGTTGTAGATTGTTGTACTTGTGAAACAACTGTTGTTGCTACAGGTTGTTCTACTTGTGCTGCAACTGCTGACTTTTCAGCAAAAGTTAAATGTTGTCCAACCAGAATAACATCAATGTTGCTAATATTATTGTTAGCTGCAATTTGAGCCACAGCGACATTAAATTCTTTAGAAATTTTATTCAATGTGTCGCCTGACTTAACAACGTAATCTGCTGATGTATTTTGTGATCCATCTGTTGTATCAGCGTTAA
It encodes the following:
- a CDS encoding LysM peptidoglycan-binding domain-containing protein, which codes for MFSFTKSLTIAAGVAGAFALGASNVNADTTDGSQNTSADYVVKSGDTLNKISKEFNVAVAQIAANNNISNIDVILVGQHLTFAEKSAVAAQVEQPVATTVVSQVQQSTTTVTTQVQQPVAQAAAPTSNVSSSSALDALIARESSGNVNATNGQYYGIGQLSPQARAMYGGNSTDYNDQLNAMKSYISSRYGTAENAWAHSQATGWY